The nucleotide sequence AGTCTGGACCGAGGATCCCAAGGCAATCAAAGATGAGGTATTTAGATATTATTCTAGTCTTTTTAAACGTTGTGATACTAATAATGCAAGTTCGCTCAACTTCAACCAGGCAATTAAATCAAAACGATAATGATATTCTTGAAGCTCCTTTCTCTGAATTAGAAGTGTGTAATGCTATTCAAACTTGCGGTAGTTCTAAAGCTCCGGTCCCCGATGGATTTAACATAAAATTTTACAAAAAATACTTTCGGCTCATCAAGGAGGATTTGTTAAAAGCATTAAATTGGTTACGAAACAACTGTGAAATTTCGAGGGGTTGTAACGCATCTTTTACTACTCTTATTCCTAAAAAACAAAATCCGATTGCATTAGGTGATTACCGTCCCATCAATCTCATCGGCAGCTATTATAAAATATTAACCAAGATTCTTTCATTGCGCTTGTAAAAGGTTATTCATAAGGTCATCGGGATCGAACAAAGTGGATTCCTAAAAATCAGGAGCATACTCGGCAGTGTTTTAATTACTAACGAAAGCATTGACTACCTAAGATTCCAAAATAAGAAGTTTTCATATTCAAGGTCGATTTCGAGAAAGCGTTTGATTGTATCAATTGGGATTTTCTTATTGAAACAATGTGGTGTATGGGGTTCAGTAGCAAATGGTTAAGGTGGATCAGGGAATGTCTCGAATCGGCATCTATTTCAATTCTTGTCAACGGTTCCCCAATCCTAAACGAGGTGTACGCCAATGGGATCCGATCTCTCCTTTCCTTTTCATAATTGCGGCAGAAGGGCTTAACATTCTTATTTAGCGTGCTATTTCGATAGGAATGCTCAAAGGTATTGAAGTGGGAGGCGATAATGTTCTTATTTCACACCTCCAGTACACTGATGATACTATATTCTTTTAGGGATTGGAGACGGAGAAACATATCTAACACAATGAAATTACTTAAGTGCTTCGAAGATCTCTTGGGATTAAAGATCAATTTTCATAAAAGTGATATTTTTGGTATTGGTGTTTCTAGGAGTGAAATTGAGACAACTGCTCTCAAATGCGGTTGTATGCCGGGGTATTTCCCATTCACTTATTTGGGTCTACCCATTGGGGTCAAGATGCGAACCGCTTCTTTTTGGCAACCTGTTATTGATAAAATAAAAAAGAGGCTTTCGGACTGGGAGGCTAATTCGCTGTCATTCGGGGGTAGATTAACATTGGTCAAGTCTGTTCTTAGTAGCATCCCTCTTTATTTCTTCGCGCTATACCGGGCACCTGTAAGTATCATTAAAACCCTCGAATCTTTCCGTAAATCATTTTTTTGGGGGGGTTTCCGATCGGTTAAAAAACTTAACTAGATAAAATGGAACCAAACTATTTTACCTTATGAATTTAGTGGCTTAAACATTGGGTCATTATTTGCAAAAAATCTCGCACTTTTGGGTAAATGGGCTTGGCTTTTTAAAACAAGCACAAGTGCTTTATGGGGCAAAGTTATATCTAGCCTATATGGTAGAGAGGGGTGGGTTTCCTTGTCTGCGTGCAGGTTAGGTCGATCAAAAACAACCTGGATCAATATTACAAAGGCTGTTGCTGCCATCGAGGGGTATGGTATCGAGTTCTCTAATTCATTCTCAAGAAAGCTTGGAGACGGGGCTTGCATTCAATTCTGGAATGATTGCTGGATCGGTGACACTTGTCTTAAAGATCAATTCAAGTGGCAATATCACCTGGAAGATAACAAACTGGCCACGGTCAAGGATCGTCTCAATTATTCATCCACTAACACGTGGGCCTGGAATTCAGACTCGAATGGCATTTTTTCTACTAAGAAGCTGATACGCTTTAGACACacgtaatcttattataatatgatTATGAATTCGTCCATAGAGAGCAGCGTTTAAGATTCAAACAACaaataattattctaagatttgggGGTTTTTGTTTTGAAATTAAGTAAACTAAAAACAGTAGCTAAAGTAAAATAACGAATCCGCCAGATAAGAGAGGCAGTGTCCACTTTAATGATCAACAAATGACTAGGATAGTTCGTTTTATTAAAACCGTTTATTTAAGGTCTAGGTAATTAGTTCATATCGGTCTCACGAAATCAATGAACTAAAGGCAtaatgaattcaatttactcacatAAATTATCATTCAGTGGTCCAAATTACCATGTAAAATTAATATAGACTTTCTcttggttaaactcacgtaaaacctaggcTAATGGGATCACTCGGAAAATCCTACACAATTGTGTTATCATAGTATCAACTTAATCACCAATTGCACTCACATACAATTGTCTAGACCTAAAAGATGAAGTACAGGCATATGaatattgataaactcacataaaccaaattCAATAACCTGTATAATTAAATAAACGATATATAGATGAACACAACAATGGATCTTTCAAGGAAGCACAATTAATTAAACataaaaaccttaataaatcaagaGCTAGAACAATCCATAATCATAAGTCTTACATCAAGTGGACACAATTAAGATTTAGCCTAACATAGCAAAAGAAAGAACAAAATAACAATTGGAACGAGTAGTATTCATCATAAAATTACTAAAACAATGAAACACTAGAGTACCACTGTTTATTAGATGATCCAATCTTTAACCTTGATGTTATTATCTTCAAAATTGGTGAAGAATGGCTCTTAAACCTCTAAAAACGACCCTTCTATCCTCTGGATTCGTCCCCCTGATTAGGGGTTTATTAGGGGTATTTATAGGTGAAATTTCAGACCCTAATCCTCGCCCGCATCGCGAGCGCGACCCTTGCATCGCGACCGCGATATgcagctattctgaaatatggtcgACCTGCCAAGGTATCACGGCCGCGACCTACCCTTCGCGACCGCGATGTGCACAACCTCTTAACATCAGATCCAAATCTTGATTATCgtagagctctgagttacggacgtctgggctttggattcacttttttcgagtccgtatgctcaagttatggccAAAACCGTGGAGACGCGCAAACCAGAATTTGAACCttcttcaacaatcatcttttagcACCAAAACTCTCGTAAACCACCAAGATACTTCCAAAACATCACTTGAACCAAAAAGCGATAAACTTCATAAAAACCTCACAATATCTTCAAAATATATCACGAAATGAATATGAAGCGAACCTCATACCGCAATATAAAGTATGTATAAATGTGGCGATATCAGAAGCTTACCTCCATCATCGACTTAAAGAAGCTTCAGCCTGGTTCGCATGCTATACCTTCGTTGTGCAATACCTCTGTTCCATTAAAAGTCAGCATTTTCACGTGGAGAGCTAGTCTACTCCGTCTTCCCGTGCGCATAGAACTGGACAAAAGAGGTTTAGATCTCGACACTATTCGTTGTCCATTGTGTGATGACGATCTAGAATCGGTGGATCATATCCTTTGTAATTGCAAACATTCTAAAGTTGTTTGGGACAAGTTCTTAACTTGGTAGGGCTGCGCAAACATCTCAATTGACAATGTGGTGAATGCTTTTTCTGACGACAATCAATCTATCAATTCACGTTCGGGAAAACGCATTTGGCAAGGATCAAAATGGGTTTGTGGTTACATCATTTGGAAAAATCGAAACAACAAAATCTGCCGCAAAGCTAAATGGGATACGGCATCGATATTGAGTGACATTCAACTTAAAAGTTTCCAATGGATTTCGAAAAGATTCAAGAATTCGAACATCGATTGGCATCAATGGCTCATCAGTCCGGGATTTTATGTTTCGTCTTCTAATAATCGTGTGGGTGTTGGCTAGATACATGTCATGTTTACCTCATCATTGTAAATTTTTGCTATAATATTGGTTTATAGTTTAGATTGTATATAGGCAGGGGCGAAGACAAGGGGGGGACTGAGGGGTGCTCAACCTCCCCCAAAGCCTAACCAAGACCCAAGTTTCAATTGTATTAGTATGTCTAAATAATTGTAAGCATCCCTCAAAGCCGAAGTCTGAATTATAAATATTATGTCCAAAATATGTAATTTAAATGACCTAAGTTTTCAAATCTCATATAAGCCCCTCTCATATGTAAATCCTGGCTTCGCCTTTGTATATAGGGTGCGAATATGTTGGACATTGTACTCGTTTGATGATTAATGAatatgaagttttgcttttcaaaaaaaaaaaatatttataaaaaaaaaaaaattacaaatgaATAAATTGCATACATTTCATGCAATATGCTAAAGAATCTTCTTTATCTGATGGAATTCAAAAGATTTACCAGTTTTGTAAAAGTTTACGAGCATTATCTGATGGAATTCATATTCTAATTTCATAATATTCCTACGAATTCTTCACACCAAACAACACCCCAATTCTTTCTTCATGAATTAACATGCACACCGTATTTAGCATGCAACTATGGAAGATCGTATTGCACAATTTGCACATAACACGAAATACATTGTTTGCCACACTCAATTAGCACATCTAATTTATCCAAAACTTCCATCATCAAAGATAGCTACACCAAATATGCTGATTTACAATTTAAATCCTCACCATTTTAATGAtacgattgtttttttttttttcttaaatgtGAATATAATGCAAGGGCAGTGTATCAAACTAACCCAAGAAACATCAATACATCATGAATACAAGAAACATGATACGATTGTTAATTTGTGATATTTCAGTATTTTAAGACTACTCCCAACCCTTCCCGCCCTCACAACTTCAGTTTTTTAAAAATCTACTAATAAAAAGAAACATGTCATAGTTAAAGTTACATTCGTACCCTTTTATATGTCACAATTGATCTACTAAATGGTAAGATTCCATATAATCAATATGGCATTCATTAAATTTTGTTTGGTTGTTTCTTTATAGAAAACAAAAAGATCAGGACGGACCTACAATAATCATGTTAGGTTTCTCTTTACTCTTTACAGCTGACCATTATACAGTCTCAAAGAATATTGGTTAAAAGAAACATCTCATGGTTTTAATGAAACCAACCATGTGTTTCATAATATCTTAATCTGCCAAATCTAATTATGCATCTTATCATGTTCCTTCTGGTATAGCTTACTTAGAACACTTGTACTTCCCGCTTAACTACTTGTACCACATGAACACAAAATCAaaagttcaaatatttacaatactAAACTAGTACTTTCATTGATAATCTTTTTATCTTTTTCTTTGCATATACTACAAGTTATTTATCATACAACTCCACATACACTGAAGTAAACAAACAAACAAATAAAAATTCCCTAAATCCTACCCGTCTAAACCAGCACAACACCTGAaagtaaaagtcaaagtcaacacacAAACAAAACCCATAAACATGATTAACCCAACCTAAACATCTCAAAACTGGCAAGAAGTACCCAACCTCTGTCTCTGCCTTTGCACCAATGCACCCGATTTTCGCTGCGCGAAAACCGGGCCCATCAGCTCCTTAAACTTTTCTAAAAACACACCCCATTCCTCATCGTTCATGTCCGATAACTTAACGAACGTAGCACTCGCTGGTAACTGCTCACCCGCACTTCGATGCCCAGCCGACGAGTCACCTAAACTCAAGTTTTTCTTGAGCGACGTTGTTATATTGGAAGCCGAAGGTACTCTTTCCGGTACATAATGTACATCTTTTTCTTCACTttcaccttcttcttcttcaattgttTCTTCAAGTTTAGAAAGAGGGTTTCTCCCGGGCCCGAAATTGAACCGTAGAATCGGGTTTATGGAACTCGCACAATCATCATAGTCGATTTCGAACTGAAAACCGTCTTCGTGCACTTGAGTTCTCGGAGATATCACAAACGGGTCCCGTTCTCTTTCGGCTAACACTCGTTTTGCCTCGATGCACAAAGCCTCGAGCTCGCTCGGTTCCTCTTCACCGCGACGAAATTCACGGCTCATCATCTCACCGATCTCACCCAAACACAAACCATAAGCCGCAGCTTCTTTAAGAAAAATGGTGCATAGGGTTAGAACACGAAGACAAGCTTCACGGATCATAGGAAGCTCGTTTCTAAGCATCGATGAGTCACGAAACGGGTCAAGTTTTTCAATGTACTCGAGCTCGTCTTCTGAAAACGGGATCGAAGCTTGTGGCCAATGAATCCACTCGAAATACGGATCCTCTAAACTTTCCGGCAAGCATAGACCATGGTCAATGGGTATAAGTTCAACTTGTTGACCAAAATTTCCATAATTGTTAACTTTTTTCACAAGCAGATTCCCCGCGTGACGGTCCGTGTTAAAAATCCTAATATCTAATATACCAATACGATGAACGGAAGACACTGGAAAACTCGACGTTCCATGATCACTCGCATCAAAATCATGATCCATAAACTTCTGAAACGAAGCGATTTTACTATAATGTTTTTTCCTAGCGTTATTATTATTCCCGCTTACACCATCATTAACATTAAATATCGAGTGCGTAATTTTCACTAATGCAGTAGGAGGTACATTAGCAAAATGATCATAATCAAGAAGGTAAGCAGCAACCTCACGAAAACCCGTTTCACCTACACGAACCGACCGTTTCAGCCCTGGTTGACCCAGAGTTTTACCCACAAACCCTTTCGGGTTATTGGGCGCAAAAGGCTCCTCATCAGTCGGTTTCACAATCGCCACTCTCTCACCCCTACTGTTCCTAAAATAATACGCACCTCCTAAACCACCGTTAACCGGGACGGGGTCCACCCCGTTCTTCAACGCCAACACAATCTCATTAACAATCTCTTTCGTCCGCACAAAACTACTCGAATGACCCAAAATCTCAATGGGCCCACTACGATCCCTCTGTTGTATATCCCGACCCGAAGGAGACAAACATGGGGTCGAAGAGCTTCTATGCATATGACTCCTAGTCAAAAGAAGCGGCGAATCGTTACGAATGGCGCTAAGATCATTCTTCAACACCATATCACCAAAACTTAAAGAACTTTCTTCAATCGGAACATTTAAAGCAATCTGTAACCGTCGTTTCACCATATGCGCGTTGTCGTTTCGATCTAAATCCATTCCTAAAACGCAGCCCGTTTCCGTCTGAACAAAAACTCGTCTCCTACCCGTACTTTTTCGATCGTTTCCATGATACTCCCTACCTACCGGAGTCTTAAAAACCGATACCGCCATTTGTGTTTGAACCGGACTTGTGTCAAAGTTACTAGACATTAACCAGAGTTACAAACTAAacgtgctttacagtgttgtacggtACAATCCACGTAACAAACTGAATCGAATCTGATCAGTGCAGTTTCTCCTAATCTGTACACAATAACATCCACAAGCAACAATATACAAATCTATTAGAGCCGTACATAGTAAGTTACAATTTcagaaatttatatttatattttatatatttatataatataataaagtttACACAAAAGGTATAACATTCATAGCTGAAAACAGGTCAACGGTCAACATAAGCTCTGTTTAATATACTTGTTACTACAAGCTTACTAGATCTATAAAGATAAAGCGAATAAAATGATATAtacagtatatatgtatatatgtatatatatgataaatACACCATAAGCTAAGTAAAAAAGCTAACCTGGATAGGACCAGATCTGAAGGAGATTTAGAAACTGAAACAGATTAAGAGATGAATTTAATTAAGATCCGGATGCATCGGAGAGGAGATGAACTAAAAAAAAAAAGGGTTTTTTAAGATGAAATATCTTCAAATCACATGgtaatgaaattaaaaaaaaaaaaaacccttattTGTAATATGTTCTGGTTCAGTTTCTCTCTAGTCTTCAATGGCTTTGGATCAGGATATTTATATAAGCTTTGTATATATATAGAAGGAAGGGTAGTGATACGTGAATATGGAGTACGTGTAAATTTAACTCTGGTTTATTTGTTAAACCTTGTTGAGTTAGCTAATTTAGTTTCTGTAATAAACAACTCTTTATTTAAGTgatagttttattttatttaatattagtcCTTACTCCTTACGTAGTATTTTTTAGTATGAAAAAcaagaattattattttttttttagaaaaaaacaaggattatatatatatatatatatatatatatatatatatatatatatatatatatatatatatatatatatatatatatatatatatatgagtgaaTGAATTTTTAGATATGGTATTGTGAATTAATATGTAGTTAACGAGAATCGAATTTCTGACCTCCCTTAAAAGAGTCAAACTATCAACTGTCTTGGAATGCATTTTATTTGACAATTTTTTAGAAAAGGTTCTAGCTACGAAAAACCGGCCACTAGTTACAATGAGTAATGAGTGAATGGATTAATTATTCAAGGAATGAAATAACCCGACAGAAACATACAAAACTACTTAAACACAAATTTTATGAAGTGATAGGTATGGGTATAAGATTTAGTACTCCGTAACAATAAAAAAAGTTATCTTTATTTATCTTATCTAATCCaacttatttttaataattatcccTCCTCTCAAAATATATGTTTTGATGTTTGACACCAGTAAATTACaaagatttattatttattattatgatggTTAGATGTTAtggtattattaatatttactttagaaatataattttatttataaaaagtGTAAATAAacgaataattttttttatttttgtaagtGAAAAACAAACTTATAATGGAAAACGAAGGGAGTAACAATCTAGTGAGCTAATGCTTTCGTGACAACTTCTATGAATATATGTAAAATGTAAATTATTACTGTAtattttaaagttattattaacaagcactataagctaaaaatatatgtaactattatgttAGTTAGATTAATTGATtaaaattactactttaattacttTTTAAAAATAATCTTCGTTTTTCATATATTCCGTACTACTTTATATGATCCCGGTTTAATTTTGTTTTTCATTAGTTTAGAAGGGTCTGGAACATGGAGATTCATCCGTTGGATCAGAGAAGGGATGAGATGATCAGAGCCGTCGGAAGGAACTGAAGAACGAAGGTGACGTGGAGATAAGAATAGATAGTGACCTGGCCAAGTCAACATCAAAAGACCAATTAGGTGTGTTGCATAGGTTTTGTGCCCTCACTCCCATTGTGTGACTTTTACTCAAGATTTGACCACTTACTCAATTTcaatttaacaaaaaaaaatttgttcaATTGAAAAATTAATTAAATTAGTTTAATTTTTTTCCAGTCAAGGATCATAAATTCAAAACTAACTAATTGAGCTACATGTGATGATACGGACTCTAATAAAtatgtttgaattttttttttttttttttttttgtgaaaaaaACTAATAACTTTTACTACTATAAAAATTCATCACAAAGATGGAAACACGATAAAAGCAACAAAACCATAAACAAAGCAAAACAAAGACAACAAACCTAGGGGCAAAACAAACGGGCCGAAGACGGAAATAACCTAAACACTAACAACAAACTATAAAAGACATTAAGCAAAAATAAGGAGAACACAAAGACCGCTACAAACCTTGTATGTAACAAAACACTTACAAGAACGACCACCTCGACCTCAAATACCTTCGTTATAAAAACCATTCAATTCAGCACCATGGACCTGACGTCCTTTACCCTTTTTCGATCTCGGAACCACTGGAGGATTAAGGCATTTTCCTTCTACAAGAACAGCGTTGAGCTCCTTCAAAGCTGAATGGAAAATATCTGCAAAGCTACTCGAAGATGAACCTTCCACACTATCGCCTTGTATGTTTGAATATATCATACGATCTAACGGAACAATCCATATGAAATGACTTTTTCTTTTTTGAAAAAATAAGTAAAGCATATATTAAAAAATAGAAACAAAGTATAGTATGAGGaaaacaagcaccaagaaactcatgAAACACACTCATCCAAAACAAGCTATTCTCCTAAAACACGCAAAACAAACAGAATGATACACTGAATAGCAATGAGGCTGCAGAGATTGTAGCCTGGGAGCAAACACGAGATAGCCACGAACAAATTAAGATCTTATAAATTACGGAACTCACGAACACGAAACATGTAAACATAACCCAGCCGAATGTTTTTACCCGATTTGATATCCACTCGAACGACTTTATTTGTATTTCATTTAATAATATTAGCCCGATCCATCGTTTCTTCTTGAAGATACTTTGGTTACGATTTTTCTGAATCAAATAGCCGGTTACCC is from Rutidosis leptorrhynchoides isolate AG116_Rl617_1_P2 chromosome 10, CSIRO_AGI_Rlap_v1, whole genome shotgun sequence and encodes:
- the LOC139870410 gene encoding uncharacterized protein, translating into MWRYQKLTSIIDLKKLQPGSHAIPSLCNTSVPLKVSIFTWRASLLRLPVRIELDKRGLDLDTIRCPLCDDDLESGCANISIDNVVNAFSDDNQSINSRSGKRIWQGSKWVCGYIIWKNRNNKICRKAKWDTASILSDIQLKSFQWISKRFKNSNIDWHQWLISPGFYVSSSNNRVGVG
- the LOC139871529 gene encoding phosphatidylinositol 4-kinase gamma 7-like; the protein is MSSNFDTSPVQTQMAVSVFKTPVGREYHGNDRKSTGRRRVFVQTETGCVLGMDLDRNDNAHMVKRRLQIALNVPIEESSLSFGDMVLKNDLSAIRNDSPLLLTRSHMHRSSSTPCLSPSGRDIQQRDRSGPIEILGHSSSFVRTKEIVNEIVLALKNGVDPVPVNGGLGGAYYFRNSRGERVAIVKPTDEEPFAPNNPKGFVGKTLGQPGLKRSVRVGETGFREVAAYLLDYDHFANVPPTALVKITHSIFNVNDGVSGNNNNARKKHYSKIASFQKFMDHDFDASDHGTSSFPVSSVHRIGILDIRIFNTDRHAGNLLVKKVNNYGNFGQQVELIPIDHGLCLPESLEDPYFEWIHWPQASIPFSEDELEYIEKLDPFRDSSMLRNELPMIREACLRVLTLCTIFLKEAAAYGLCLGEIGEMMSREFRRGEEEPSELEALCIEAKRVLAERERDPFVISPRTQVHEDGFQFEIDYDDCASSINPILRFNFGPGRNPLSKLEETIEEEEGESEEKDVHYVPERVPSASNITTSLKKNLSLGDSSAGHRSAGEQLPASATFVKLSDMNDEEWGVFLEKFKELMGPVFAQRKSGALVQRQRQRLGTSCQF